The sequence below is a genomic window from Ischnura elegans chromosome 2, ioIscEleg1.1, whole genome shotgun sequence.
AAAATTGGAAGAAGGGAGTCCAATTTGGGGCAGATCATAGAGAGTACTAGAGTACTCTATCACTaatcatgggcatacccagcaagggGTAGGAGGGGTCAGCTTGCTCCCcccccctagaagaaaaaattgcaaatgtctttaaggaaaataatttttttttcaagcaaataattttaaaaactaataaagagctgttacagtttccttaaaatgttgatttcattcccctttaccatgcttaaatcttaccaacaacttgaacaaccatggcttgccctcctctagttttgatcctgggtacgccctttccACTAATATCAGTGATTAAGAATGAATTAATCCTTAATAATTGACAAACTGGGCAAAAATGCTGTAGGGGTCAGGGGCCCAActaggaattacggctgggggggggggggtttaggcgcaactaataccggggtgtgttggggtatggaatacccaccaggataaatggcaggtgcgagattaatgaattgcagaattttaagataaatggttcaaaatggtgagttttacggctttccgagggatattttattaatccttacactgttctattagtaatatcaatccaattaagtaacatggatttaacttaaaatttctctgagctctgggggggattttatcccccaaaaccccctcactgcaccactggtAGGGGTATTTTGTAGGTGAGGAAGTACATTTTAGTGAGATTGTACTAGACGAGATAAAAAATTGACTGCATCTTTCGAGCATTTTGGAGCAGGTTTGGACATGCTGACCTAATCCATGCTCCCTGCAACCTTGCTGATATTTGAGGAGGAAtccaaagataaaaattattttggggaAGTTCAACTTGGAAATTTCACTTCAGTTTTAGAGGGAAGGGACCTCTGATTGCTAAGGTCATTGCAATTAAGAGTGAGTTACTAAGATGGTGGTCGTTAAACGTATGCacagtcaaaattatttttatatcatataatatttaaaaaagtctgATACAGAATATGGGAAATAATGGCttgaataaaatatcatgtaCCACATTAAATATCTTGATCTGTTAACCGACCGTACAATAAATTTAAGAGTTGTTATTCTTTCCCTCAACAAACATCTTTCACAAGTCTACACAAAtagaatttttatgcatttagaacaaaaaaaatatgataaaagtaaaagaaatatgtATAGGCTCAGAGATCAAtttaagtacatttttttaccaatttctaAATAGCAAATTCAACTAGGTAGAAACAGATTTGTCTTAAAATgaggtgaaaaattataaaacataaaaataacaaattactaaGAATTAtgtagtatattttttcatgctaaactccaggaaaaattataacatgcattaaacgaggtcaagataagaagagaaaaaataattataaattttttcataaatttttataccTCAGCACAACGTCTCCTGCCGTGGTAACATCCATTGGCTTGAGGATAAACTCGGATATCCCCAGCTTTGGTGCACTGATGCGTAATGTTCCATCAGCCAAATTCACATCTTCACCAATATCTTTCCCATCATTCACAGCATTTCGTCTTCCAAGAAGTTTTTTCAtctaaaagcaaataaataatataattgactAAATGATATCAGTTGTCGAGAAGACCAATTATTCAGCATTCCTACCACATTATCTGGTAGCTTTTCTGCAGATACTAATTTCATATGTAGAAAAATCAGTTGCAAAGGCTTGCTCAAAATTGAAGAACTTCTGTATACTCACAGGTCGATTATTTTCTTTCTGAAGCAGGCGAGCTTTTTCTGCTATGCACTGACGACGTATACCAGCCAATAATTCAGAGGGTACCAGCCAAAGATTATCACCTGATGAAATCAAGGCCTCTGTAAGGCGACATGTCACAGCGGCAAATTCAACCtatggaaaaaaaagatataaaattacattttaaaggaagccAAATTGAAGAGGACATCCATAAAAACCAAGTTAAATGTATCCCTGTAAAAATGGGAgataatatgtacatacatatttcaCAAACCAAGAAtaactacatatattttttaaagcaaacaaTCCTTCACAATTAACCCCAATTCTCCTCCAGTAATCCTGATTTCCTTGTTTGGTGAACCTCATTCACacatgggtcattccatttcaaatcgcccaatatgagtaaaatttgctgctcgacatttttaactatcctgatttttttatcattggttccctacaagtagaaaatcacaaaacaccactttaaaaaatttacaagccataattttttttggcagccttttttaaaagggcggatgggcaaattttgatgaaaaatgtggtTTGCAtcaagtttaatttcgaagctattttaaaagatatcagaataatttaaaaccCAGTGTGTTTATTatgaaaagaacttttaaaagccattttcaaaatttttccatcataaaagacagtcagtcaaaatctttccgcaaaaactcaggaaaaatttgtcaatactaactttttaacgccataaatttttatgaaggaaaggaGACTCGCAAATAAAATGTTATTCCCGTGTTGAATACTCAAAAACCTACTCGCAGTATGAGTTTCAGCACTGAGAATGCACTCCATTTTTTTCTAGAGattgtcaaacaatgccgaaagctGTTTAGCGtcgattttcgcaggtcaatatctaaaaagggactgaatgtAAACAAGAGAAAGTTTTACAGAATTTTCTTTCTACAcatataaatatctaaaaaaaaaatattactgagacactactacatttagagtagtggagcagcaaatttcaataaaaatgcaaccactttacatgctcctgcagtgcaaacaaaccctcgtgcagtgcaagttagcacacATGGgcttcattaaataattactgtaacaataagtattgtttaaactattaaaattacatttatcatgaaaatttattttaaaaatagaaatattttgcaaggtctgatacatatattttgtacagtaattgttgcatttacTTTTTAaccccaaatatgagaagaccatttgcttgtcagaccctagttcccccctcccccaagaaAAGGCATAAAGGGAACTTCAGTTAGGCATCTAGATAAATGGTAGAGTGGTGAGGTCACATTTTTGGGGGTCCTGCCTTCCCAATTGGGTGAAAGTTACAGATCTTGGTATCCGGGCTATCTATTATGAAACTACATATTTCAACAAACTTGGTTGATACTGCAGTAACTTCCAGTTTTACAACACGAAATGGCTCTAGAAATAACAcaatacaagtaaaaaaatttccttaagaGAACCCTGATGCAAGTCCTCCCAAATGATCAATAGTGGCAATTCCATCTCCACAAGAGCGCTTCAATGAAGTAATGTGGGCTCATTGTCAACAAATAACATTGCTTTCAGTCTTCTATGCCTGGCTTTCATTGGATTCATTAATAATTATCTTCCCCATATTTGATCCAAAAAGTCAGTCAAAAAACAAATTtcagagattttatttcttattttcactgGTTTACTAGCTTAAAACTTGCTTGCGAAACATTCACTATCCTTTAATCTTTCCCTGCATCCCATAAACCACGTATAATAGGTGAAAACTTTAAACCTATGTTTCGTATGAGGAATCAAGGTGCGAAGCAACAACATTTAGACATAACCCCATAGGCCAGCACATTTGATATTtaactttataatttattctGCACACAAAATGGAAGGGGTAATTTTTAAGACAGCATGTTGTAGCACATTATCGAAAAGCAGAGAAACTGGATATTAAATCATTACCTTTTCTGAATATGTATACAAAATCttataaatattcaaatacatatatgtaagaaaagAAATAGAATTCACGCCATTTGAAATATCAGTCAGCAAATGTTATTGAAGTAACTTTTTCTTATGTTACACAATTAACTGAAGTCAATGAATGTTATTGACATTTTCAAAAAGTGGAAAATGATTGCAATGAAAGGGAATTTCAATTGAGAACTGTAGATTGGAGAATTTGGGTGAAAAGTTACAcccagaaaaattattataaaatgctaTATACATAtacttatttttgcaattttgctACGTACAAATAGcaataatttgattaattatgTGCGATACACGAGTGTTAATTAGTCCTTATGAAGCAGTATCAATGAGAAAACTACCTGAGTCTCTAAAGCAGAATTTGCTCCTTGGCTACTGCCCTTCTGAATGAGATCCACATGCCTCGGAGGAAATAGGTTTGGTGCCATCACCATGGCAACATTGTGAGTTGACATGCGATTGGATGCTTCATGATTGGACACTCGCTCCAGGAAGGACAGAATCACCCTGAGGGCATCTCGATTTGGGGCAGGTAGCATTAATGCCAGAGCATTTAGTGCCTTATCCCTTTCACCATTCTTATCGGGAacaactgaaagaaaaaaattgcaatgttctcatttgtaagtaaaatatagcaaaataaagcAATAGCTGGTAACTAAAAATTACACATCTTTCAATTTGAGTACATAAACTTCTGGATAAAATGTAAAGATACCACAGACCCCTTGGAAACACGAGTGTTGTATTCATTATGCTAATGAGAATTCTATTTAGCCACATACatgttgatgaaaaaaaatacataataacaaTTGCACTATTTTACAAAGAGGAACTAACTTATCATTAACTAATCAATTAAACTCTTCATTTGTGCATAAATTAAAGTATGTACTCACCATGACACCTATAAAATGTTTCTACTAAGTCCAGGGTTAGTAGTGGTTCAGGAAGATCCCTCATGAAACGTTTCAGCAATGCAGACAAATCATGAACAGAACAGGCACTCAAAATTGAGTCCACAACTGCATTCCAAGCATTGTATGATTCTGACCGGTAAGCCTCCTGGTCAAGCCTCTGCTTAGCACCCTCAACTTTGGCATTGTGTCCCGCAACTCGCAAAATACCTTGCTCACAAAGACCATGTTCCAGCTGGCCAATGAGCTAGGGTGAAAAATCAACATAGAGGATGATTAGCTTTACCTAGTACTCAGTGAAGGATCAAAAGCCCTAATAGTTACCAAATGAATGAAGCCAGAAACAGCAAGGCTTCAAGATGCCAAGTAAGTGTTACATTGGAATGGAAGTACATATGTGGTAGTCTAGAATTGTATGAAATAAGAGTGAATTTTTATTGATGGgagtggatattttatttcttttagggGAAAGGTTCAGCCATTGGTGAAGTGATTAAGGAACAAACTTTGTTATTCCAAACAGTTCTGTACAAACTTTGTTATTCCAAATACTTAACAAGAAAACCTAGACTTCATCCATGCACCTGCAGCAAGAGCAAATGACTATGATaacataaaatttttcctttcaagtAAACGATAACGATTTTTATCATGGGTGTATTGCATccattacaaaattaaattgaGCAGAATATTAGAGGCTTTTGGATAGTtacatagaaaaaaaggaaaaaaatgataaatttttgcaTTGCCGAACCTGAAGATGTAATAAGAAATCTTCTGAGGTCTGGATGatcaataaaaaagaatattcagaaattccaaaataattttgtttatttttgtccAAACTTTCATAGCTACTCCAGACACTGATGTTTGGCAGTAGTGAGAATAATTTTTAGAATGAATCAACATGAGTACGGTCCATATTGAGTCCAAAGACCAGATCTCAGTAATTTCAAGTGAATGAATAAGATCTACATTTTCAAAATACTTGAAAACACATGGTAGCTTACACTTGGAAATTCTTGCTGAGTTTTGATACTCAGGATGCATGGCAACAAGATGAATAAAGCAacacaaaaaagagaaaataatgccGGGAGGCTAAAAGAGCATGGCATGCATATCACAAAATCCATACTTGAAGGAGGATTCAAATTACATCATTATGAATTATTACAGTGACATTATTAGGAAAGCACTTAGAAAACCAGTTCTACTACCACTTTTAACCATTACCTTTTGCAAAATAAGTGGCACTTTGATGTCTTCCCCAGTAAGTTCTTTGTCCCTCTcaagtagagttgaaaggggtaCACCAAAAACAGCATGATTCTCTGaggaaaaagataaatgaattaattagaaTAAGATTCAAACATAActgttcaaataatttaaaatacaatattaaatatatataaaaattcccatcaatattaaataatgtaagcgctgcatatttaaaatttttaacttctttaaaaaagaagtgaacGTATAATCATTAATTGTGTCATTACTGAGAtgatgataaattataaaaacatttacaATATCATTTACCTAAATTGTTAAGGGTTAGGATTAATTAATGGTTTAAAGTActcatttttaatgcaaaattgaTATTCAACTGCCATCAATAACTGTGTCTTAAATTTTCCTCATCGAGATaacaattttttcacatagaTAAGCATAATAGGGGAAATTGATTATTTGCTGATAcactctaattatttttttgcaactgaaaaGATTCACTCAccatcttttctatttttctgtttcttccGCCGATTTTTGGCATTTCCCTTGCGATATGGTGTGACACCATACTCATCAAGCAATGCTGTGGCCTCGAGGAGCGCTAAGGGTTTGAGCCTCGCTACATCCTCATCAGCCAAAGACCAGACCCATGTGCGACCAGACGATTCCTCATCTGATGGCGCCTCAGAACCAGGGCCCCAAGCCCAAGGGGATGCCCAGGCCCACTAAACAGGAGATTAAAATGAAAGAAGActcaatttgtgaaaaaattactcTAACGATTAACAAGACATAAATTATCTCTACATAATTACGTATTTATTTCCAATAGCAGATGCATTGTAATGAGGAGAACTTAAATATGTACATCCTTAAGGGTGTTAAACAACATCACCatgaaaactttaaatttcatatgTAAACAGAAATAAAAAGCTGTGAACCAAACAAGAAAAGGAAATTAAAGAATAGTCTAACTAAACAAACAAATCTATTTTCCATGGTCATTCAAtcatgagaaaatttaattacgGCCAAGTGATATGAAGCATAAAGGATTTTTAAGTTATGAAGAATAACAATTTCTAAGAGTACCAAACACCAATTAAATCTTGAGCGgatatttatcacaaaaaattctgtcaaggtaattcattaaataattaacaatACATAAGTTTTTCAGATCCTGTTTTGGCTTATTTAACTTATGGTATAACGACCACTAATATCCACAGAGGAACAAAGAAAGATGCTTGATTTGAAAAATACCCGACAACCAACCACCTCAAGCAAtcggtgaaaaaaataatcacctcTTCTCCTCCAGCTGAACTACTCAGTCCATTTGGAGCAACTCCCAACTGCCATCTTTCTGTCCTTATCCCTTGAAGACCTTGGGAAGCAGATCGCCTCAAAGGAAAATGCAAAGCACCTCCATTTCCATCCTCACTCCTAGGAAAAAAGGAAGATATAGTGGCATTGAAAGATGTTAAATGGTGATGATAAACTAGCAACAAAGTGCAAACTGGCCTTAGATGCAAACAAACTATGTACCTCCAAGAATCAGAGCATAATGCAGAAAAATGAACtacataatatgtatgtagtatttTGAAGAGACGTCAAAGATAACATTAATTAAATCGAAAATGAATCAagccaaaaaatgaattttcattcaaactaTAAGGTTTTTAAGTGGTTTAGATAGTTGATGTAAGTTGAGTTTTTAGGATTTAGGTATAATAGTGAATTTGTATGTACATAGTTGCCCAGAGAGTAAGGGATAATTGGATGGAATTCAGCAGAAAAAAAAAGTGACTTTAATaagatttgaacccaggtccCCATTGCCTGATAGACAAAGGCGAATATTCAATGTGATTACACAAACAATCAAGAAGCATTTTCATTTCTGGGAAATGTTTATCCTTGCTACACATATAATTCATATGCAACAATGAGATATAGTTATTATGCATCAATGAAATCACCAGAATTTAAATTAATGTGGCATGAATAGAAAAGCTTCATAACCAAAAACATACAGAAAATGGGATTATTTTAGGCTCTAACAGGTATACACACTTACatcatacaaaaaaatctatGAATTGAGGTCGGTAAAACCCATTAATGATCAGCAAGAATTTCTatttaaatgaacaaatatttggtACCTTTGAGAAGGAGAGAAATCAATGCTCTTTTTAGCCAAGATCGATGCAGATATTGGCGAAGATGAAATCGGAGTTGGAGAGGATGGGTCACTGCCACTGCGCCTCTCCCTGGTTCGTGGTAGATGCAAAGTGCCTATTTGCTGATAACCCACCATGCGCACACCATCTGAATAAAACAATTATTCATTTGAGGATTAGATTATAAAAATCTCACAGAGGAAATATAATCCCTAAAATTGTAGTGTATATTAATTGAACATTAATAAAATCCACTTATATGTTAAACCAAATATATGAAACCTGCATGGAATGAGATGAGAACATgtaatttatgcatgaaaatcaACTGAATTAGCAAAGAAACTACTCAAGCAGTATTGCTGCgtaaaattaaataagttgaCTTGAAGATCAAACTCTGGATATAAACTAAATTCTTGACCATAGATTTTTACTACTATACGTCAGAAAAGAAAATGTAAGAGAAATGGAAAtctcaggaaagaaaaaaatattagcagaaCAATATTTGAGTTCTACCTCTTATAGGAGGACATggcttttaatatttaaaataacattttattaaaaagtatgcaaaatatattgactctaaaaagtgaaattttcataacAGCCAAATAATGTTGCAATGAGAAGACTCGGAGGCAAAATCTTTTCAATCACAATCCAGCTTCCAAATTTCCCTCACGCTGGCACAATAGGTtgcacaaagttttgaaaaaaataactattgaacCATTCAGATACCTATTTAATGGACTAGGAATACAATTtcccaataataaaaaaatagcagttTGTATCCTATAGAAACTAAAATTCATCTCACCACTGTCGTTCGCTACCACTCCATTATCCCACTGACTCCTCCTGAAGAGATTCTGGGCTGACGGAGGTGATGTCGAGGGAGAAGTGCTGTTGTTGGCTGACAGAATGAAGCGATCATGGCCGAGGCTGTTCACCCTCCTGACAGGGTCCTTGGGGAGGATGCGGGGGTGGGATGGGGGCAGGGCCGAGAGGGGGTGGCGGGCGTGGGGTCGGGGAAGAaagtggggtgggggagggtggaaGACTTGGACAAAACGTGGGACCGGAGGGGAAGCTGGAGATGACGCACCATCCCTGAAATAGAGAAGAAGACAATGATTAAGGAGGTTTGCCCAAAAAACAAATGTCATTTGCATGCAAAGTTTCAACATATGCTTGTGTGACTGTCCCACATtcacaaatgcaaaaaaaaataggcTTTCCATCACAAAAATTCCGGAAATTGCATTTGAGAGTCAGCATTTTGACAATGGCTCTAAAGGCTGTGCTTATAAAAACATTTTGGTATTTATTATTTGGTTTCTGACCCCTGGATACCATCACTTACTGCCTTAATGGCTATGCTCGTCTTAGTCTTTGATTATAACCAAACTATACATTTTGTCAAGATTCTATTTGAGAACCTTCTAATGGCTGCAGCAATGAAATCTAGTGAGCATAGAATGATACTTTAACATTTtgatagcaaaaattatttttaattgcgtaACTCAGTTCCCACCTACATACACACTTTAAACAAAGTCCCTTTAATAAAACTATTTCCTATTCGGGTACTAACAAATGATAACAGATGTAAAAAATATGGCGTGGAATAATATTAACAtacaaaaattttctcaaaagtgTAGGTCAGTCCCAGTGTTGAAACCACcaaaaatttttacctttcattgTGGATGGACTTGACAAATTGGTATTTGCACAATTCACTTTTCAAGACAATACTGTAATGCTAACCAAGACTATTATGAGGCAATCTGAGGATGCaaatttatattgttatattCGTCACTACCTTACAAAATAATACTTCCAAAAAGGAAAAAGCAATTATGAAACTTTCTGCTCacaaatgcacaaaaaataatgaggaaatgctaCATCAATATGTCAacatctttgaaaatatttcacttaaataaATCGCTGTGCATGATGGAATCTTTCTgaccagaatttaaaaaaatcctaccATATTCTCCGGAAATTTCTCTTCAATCTTGGTACTTCTCTTCACATTTGATCAACCACGCTCTAAAATAAATCGACTCAAACTTCTCACACATTTGAGACGTGTAGGCATGCAATTGTATATACACTCCCATTACTCCTTTAAAATACTACAAAAACCTTTGcaccattaaaaattttgatcaagTTTAATGGGGAGGTCATAacccaccaccccctcccccctaagTCCGCCCCtgctctagccatcacaccaatcCGGTTCCCTGATGCCAGGTTTTCCGTGATTGAATGCTGTAGTTACGTAATAGCAATCAGAGATAGTGTGTCCAACGTGGATATGAACACACATCCGTCCCATGGCGTAGATATTACAAAGAGGGCTCTTCAATTAGCCACTTAATGCGCTATCGCCCGCCGCACgttaaaatgagtcaacaaattatccactcgcgtcgctgacggcaaagggatccgaatttcacgggaaaataagacAACATTAGGGCTCTGCaacgaaaaataaacattaatgacGATACGCTCTatcaatttcaaaacttttcaattctattcctcgcgGTAGCAATTACTCCACTGCAACTAACTATTGAGAATGAGTCGATCCCCACAAGGCAGACATTTtcgaaaact
It includes:
- the LOC124153520 gene encoding rho GTPase-activating protein conundrum isoform X4, whose translation is MDARDYEDYFNEYQCFQEARTPSDEYIEDDDGNTKRQEAAEEGEEEAQWLRSAGLSSLAEAWVAGREVAEADVAPALRALPPHHASAVRRRVDSLNRTLRARRRRKRDAGPRPLPEEDTPPPSTSPSSVGGGPPGASAILIPDEEQPDGNALGGSRRRVPPVAVGRKCAYNRSRPRKPDIREVFKDIEASSTGTRSRSATPDSLDLDYSEGETRGSGRNGTDSGDQATASSTSSLSDGASSPASPPVPRFVQVFHPPPPHFLPRPHARHPLSALPPSHPRILPKDPVRRVNSLGHDRFILSANNSTSPSTSPPSAQNLFRRSQWDNGVVANDSDGVRMVGYQQIGTLHLPRTRERRSGSDPSSPTPISSSPISASILAKKSIDFSPSQRSEDGNGGALHFPLRRSASQGLQGIRTERWQLGVAPNGLSSSAGGEEWAWASPWAWGPGSEAPSDEESSGRTWVWSLADEDVARLKPLALLEATALLDEYGVTPYRKGNAKNRRKKQKNRKDENHAVFGVPLSTLLERDKELTGEDIKVPLILQKLIGQLEHGLCEQGILRVAGHNAKVEGAKQRLDQEAYRSESYNAWNAVVDSILSACSVHDLSALLKRFMRDLPEPLLTLDLVETFYRCHVVPDKNGERDKALNALALMLPAPNRDALRVILSFLERVSNHEASNRMSTHNVAMVMAPNLFPPRHVDLIQKGSSQGANSALETQVEFAAVTCRLTEALISSGDNLWLVPSELLAGIRRQCIAEKARLLQKENNRPMKKLLGRRNAVNDGKDIGEDVNLADGTLRISAPKLGISEFILKPMDVTTAGDVVLRVIEEAFRRGKSNDYSSPSVKSRDARRGASSHPLMERFAANISVGPSSDPDHLCPYLKQVGRGGESPTATDALISHSLYEVGGNLNFRQLEHNVSLVAVLKQNPGAHWVVWCHHQKENDVNNLVHRIPSSNVNVNHSEKQNGGLPHDNQRYF
- the LOC124153520 gene encoding rho GTPase-activating protein conundrum isoform X1 translates to MDARDYEDYFNEYQCFQEARTPSDEYIEDDDGNTKRQEAEEGEEEAQWLRSAGLSSLAEAWVAGREVAEADVAPALRALPPHHASAVRRRVDSLNRTLRARRRRKRDAGPRPLPEEDTPPPSTSPSSVGGGPPGASAILIPDEEQPDGNALGGSRRRVPPVAVGRKCAYNRSRPRKPDIREVFKDIEASSTGTRSRSATPDSLDLDYSEGETRGSGRNGTDSGDQATASSTSSLSDGASSPASPPVPRFVQVFHPPPPHFLPRPHARHPLSALPPSHPRILPKDPVRRVNSLGHDRFILSANNSTSPSTSPPSAQNLFRRSQWDNGVVANDSDGVRMVGYQQIGTLHLPRTRERRSGSDPSSPTPISSSPISASILAKKSIDFSPSQRSEDGNGGALHFPLRRSASQGLQGIRTERWQLGVAPNGLSSSAGGEEWAWASPWAWGPGSEAPSDEESSGRTWVWSLADEDVARLKPLALLEATALLDEYGVTPYRKGNAKNRRKKQKNRKDENHAVFGVPLSTLLERDKELTGEDIKVPLILQKLIGQLEHGLCEQGILRVAGHNAKVEGAKQRLDQEAYRSESYNAWNAVVDSILSACSVHDLSALLKRFMRDLPEPLLTLDLVETFYRCHVVPDKNGERDKALNALALMLPAPNRDALRVILSFLERVSNHEASNRMSTHNVAMVMAPNLFPPRHVDLIQKGSSQGANSALETQVEFAAVTCRLTEALISSGDNLWLVPSELLAGIRRQCIAEKARLLQKENNRPMKKLLGRRNAVNDGKDIGEDVNLADGTLRISAPKLGISEFILKPMDVTTAGDVVLRVIEEAFRRGKSNDYSSPSVKSRDARRGASSHPLMERFAANISVGPSSDPDHLCPYLKQVGRGGESPTATDALISHSLYEVGGNLNFRQLEHNVSLVAVLKQNPGAHWVVWCHHQKENDVNNLVHRIPSSNVNVNHSEKQNGGLPHDNQRYF
- the LOC124153520 gene encoding rho GTPase-activating protein conundrum isoform X5; translation: MACIACMERRSSCRDEPATRNVRPTRKYCFTKLRTLALYRKEFRRRRRRRNHLGDGASSPASPPVPRFVQVFHPPPPHFLPRPHARHPLSALPPSHPRILPKDPVRRVNSLGHDRFILSANNSTSPSTSPPSAQNLFRRSQWDNGVVANDSDGVRMVGYQQIGTLHLPRTRERRSGSDPSSPTPISSSPISASILAKKSIDFSPSQRSEDGNGGALHFPLRRSASQGLQGIRTERWQLGVAPNGLSSSAGGEEWAWASPWAWGPGSEAPSDEESSGRTWVWSLADEDVARLKPLALLEATALLDEYGVTPYRKGNAKNRRKKQKNRKDENHAVFGVPLSTLLERDKELTGEDIKVPLILQKLIGQLEHGLCEQGILRVAGHNAKVEGAKQRLDQEAYRSESYNAWNAVVDSILSACSVHDLSALLKRFMRDLPEPLLTLDLVETFYRCHVVPDKNGERDKALNALALMLPAPNRDALRVILSFLERVSNHEASNRMSTHNVAMVMAPNLFPPRHVDLIQKGSSQGANSALETQVEFAAVTCRLTEALISSGDNLWLVPSELLAGIRRQCIAEKARLLQKENNRPMKKLLGRRNAVNDGKDIGEDVNLADGTLRISAPKLGISEFILKPMDVTTAGDVVLRVIEEAFRRGKSNDYSSPSVKSRDARRGASSHPLMERFAANISVGPSSDPDHLCPYLKQVGRGGESPTATDALISHSLYEVGGNLNFRQLEHNVSLVAVLKQNPGAHWVVWCHHQKENDVNNLVHRIPSSNVNVNHSEKQNGGLPHDNQRYF
- the LOC124153520 gene encoding rho GTPase-activating protein conundrum isoform X3, translating into MLRMWCPCVAAVPSFSLHGIRCLEPSAMDARDYEDYFNEYQCFQEARTPSDEYIEDDDGNTKRQEAAEEGEEEAQWLRSAGLSSLAEAWVAGREVAEADVAPALRALPPHHASAVRRRVDSLNRTLRARRRRKRDAGPRPLPEEDTPPPSTSPSSVGGGPPGASAILIPDEEQPDGNALGGSRRRVPPVAVGRKCAYNRSRPRKPDIREVFKDIEASSTGTRSRSATPDSLDLDYSEGETRGSGRNGTDSGDQATASSTSSLSDGASSPASPPVPRFVQVFHPPPPHFLPRPHARHPLSALPPSHPRILPKDPVRRVNSLGHDRFILSANNSTSPSTSPPSAQNLFRRSQWDNGVVANDSDGVRMVGYQQIGTLHLPRTRERRSGSDPSSPTPISSSPISASILAKKSIDFSPSQRSEDGNGGALHFPLRRSASQGLQGIRTERWQLGVAPNGLSSSAGGEEWAWASPWAWGPGSEAPSDEESSGRTWVWSLADEDVARLKPLALLEATALLDEYGVTPYRKGNAKNRRKKQKNRKDENHAVFGVPLSTLLERDKELTGEDIKVPLILQKLIGQLEHGLCEQGILRVAGHNAKVEGAKQRLDQEAYRSESYNAWNAVVDSILSACSVHDLSALLKRFMRDLPEPLLTLDLVETFYRCHVVPDKNGERDKALNALALMLPAPNRDALRVILSFLERVSNHEASNRMSTHNVAMVMAPNLFPPRHVDLIQKGSSQGANSALETQVEFAAVTCRLTEALISSGDNLWLVPSELLAGIRRQCIAEKARLLQKENNRPMKKLLGRRNAVNDGKDIGEDVNLADGTLRISAPKLGISEFILKPMDVTTAGDVVLRVIEEAFRRGKSNDYSSPSVKSRDARRGASSHPLMERFAANISVGPSSDPDHLCPYLKQVGRGGESPTATDALISHSLYEVGGNLNFRQLEHNVSLVAVLKQNPGAHWVVWCHHQKENDVNNLVHRIPSSNVNVNHSEKQNGGLPHDNQRYF